Genomic window (Magnolia sinica isolate HGM2019 chromosome 10, MsV1, whole genome shotgun sequence):
ATCATGGAACAATTGAGTGGACCAGTCGGGATTGGGATGATCCTGGCCCAAGTTTCAGCCTTATCCATGGTTGGCTAAGGTCATAAGcatatgcctctctctctctctctctctctctctcatataataGAAAATTACATCTAAATTAGGGAACATAACTGAAACCTGAAAAACCCAACCACTTCATGCAAAGCAGAAAGGCCCCATAACAAAAATCATCTAACACCTCTGcgaggaaaataaaagaaaaaaataaattaattaagtgtCCTTACTGCTGCAAGCATGATTTACAAAACAAATCCAGTACTTGTTTAACTTTCCGAAATTCATGCTAAAGAGTAacacatccaatttgttcatgaaATTCATAATTCGAAGCCACTACGACTAAGTCACCTAAGTCCTATGGAACACCCTCTTTCTACCACAGCATCGCACAAATAAAAGAGAATTACAATAGTTCAATAAGAGAATAATAACATAATAAACAGATCCTAGTTGAAGCAGAAAAGAATCACTTGGTTGACGGACACCATTCTTTGAAACGGATGTTGTGTGGCTTGACACTACCTTCCCATTTTATGCTTTCCCACCATTTCAGCTCACCTTCAATCTTGACTTCTGCTGCAGAAGCATTTGTGTTATGGAGAGGAAGCTTCTCCAGCAGCGGGCATCCTCGAATCTTCAACTTCTTCAGCATCGGCAAGTGCCCACCACAAATGCTTTTCAGTTTGCGTAGCTTCCAAAGACATAAATCAACTAGTTGTGGAAATGCATTTTGCCCTGCCAGGCGGTCTTCTTCAAAGACGTTCTCCAGTCTACAGCAAAATTTTATTTCAAGTAATTTGAGATTCTGTAACTGAATGCTCGAAGAGAAGAAACTCACGAGCTTCGGGCAACATTCCAAATATATATTCTTTAGGCATGCGAAGCTCCCTCTTCCCAACTGCCACCGGCACACTGTTCTTAATTTGGCAACATACGACACCCTTAGATTTTCTAAACAAACTGCTGCATCAATGTCTGCCATTCTTCCAACGAACAGAATCTCCAGTTGATGGCATTTCTCAATCCAACATTCTTTAAGGTTGTCCAGCTCCATGCCAAGATTGGACAGTGCCTTAATGAACGCATTGCCATACAAATGAAAGAATTCTGTCACTGAGAGAACCCCTCTAACACCGTCTAGGGAATTCTTACCACCGCAAACCTCCAGTtttctttcataactcaaagacTGCTCAAATCGAGTATAAATACGCTGGTAGAAAAATCGGTTTCTTTTAAAATCACGATATCTATCCTTGCGCCCTCCCTCGCAGGGACAGACCAAGAAATGGAATTTTTGAAAGCAGGATTTCCACAGTTTCGAGCTTTCGTCCAAAGACTCAAAAACACTTGCATCACCGACAGAGATGTGACGACTGCTGCTGTCTTGGAGCTGCTCATGCAGCAAGTtcaagccacatcgatcccaattcaagTTTTCTGGAAGCTGATTTATCTTTCTCCAGTCAACCGTCTTAAGATGCTCCATTCCCAACAGGTCCAGGCACCGCAAGCTAGTCAGATTGAAAATTTCGTGTGGGagctcttccattttcgtgcctgAAAGATGAAGTGCCTCAAGTTTTGAATGTTTATTTGGGCTGACCAGTTTCACTAGAGAGCGACAACCCTTGAGCGAGAGCCTGCTGAGGTTGCATGCACCTGAGATGTTGAGACGTCGGAGGCTTTGCATGTTGTGGAAGGATACCTCCACCATCTTCGTCAAGGGAGTTTGATGGAGATCGAGGATCTCGAGCTTCTGCATATCCTTTAAGAATGCAGGAAGAGCCTCTAGCTTGCAGCAGCTTTGAAGCTTCAACAACCGTAATTCACATAGGCAGGACATGGACGAGGGCAGGGAAGTGATGCTTGTGAAAGAAATGTCGAGGACTCGGAGTTTGGTCATGTTCTGGAAAAAACTATCTGGGATTTCTTGCAAATGATCATTGATTTTTAGCAACAATGTTGAGAGAAGAGGGCAATTTGGAGAGCGGAATGGGAGTGTt
Coding sequences:
- the LOC131217384 gene encoding probable disease resistance protein At4g27220 — encoded protein: MDEKGRRNRLMGVQMGMKEALDIPKSVDFSAAAKQISAKLSGQRFLLVLEDVWESINLEEMGVPVMAPAFTSDSKVVITTQSQEVCNIMKAQVNIRVGEWSKEDAWDFLQEEAADVSAGIGFSITRDMVFKCFSYVSLLCRNRCSIDADSLIEEYWRSVGFLDGFFNEEENKEAAFKRMGNLLLKELAERCMVLLSLVPSNPNWLHSYLQRWGNYYESYLSRTSLEGEFKDWLQEQFTMEGSSGGQYHVDMNSQVMEVIGSQTFLMKYSLNREESCQWISLSNNQVETLPFRSPNCPLLSTLLLKINDHLQEIPDSFFQNMTKLRVLDISFTSITSLPSSMSCLCELRLLKLQSCCKLEALPAFLKDMQKLEILDLHQTPLTKMVEVSFHNMQSLRRLNISGACNLSRLSLKGCRSLVKLVSPNKHSKLEALHLSGTKMEELPHEIFNLTSLRCLDLLGMEHLKTVDWRKINQLPENLNWDRCGLNLLHEQLQDSSSRHISVGDASVFESLDESSKLWKSCFQKFHFLVCPCEGGRKDRYRDFKRNRFFYQRIYTRFEQSLSYERKLEVCGGKNSLDGVRGVLSVTEFFHLYGNAFIKALSNLGMELDNLKECWIEKCHQLEILFVGRMADIDAAVCLENLRVSYVAKLRTVCRWQLGRGSFACLKNIYLECCPKLVSFFSSSIQLQNLKLLEIKFCCRLENVFEEDRLAGQNAFPQLVDLCLWKLRKLKSICGGHLPMLKKLKIRGCPLLEKLPLHNTNASAAEVKIEVIGIGSMRIRMFDGVDHILKDVRHILELPVKRKAIGYKQIYNKKWDRYKAILVAKGYTQKENVDFSEIFTPIVKQVSIIFVLEIIVQYNLE